The Pagrus major chromosome 1, Pma_NU_1.0 genome includes the window tTTACTCACTGGGACTTTGTAGATTGTATGCTGTAGTCCAAAGCAgtggattttcaaaataatttagACTGGTCAATCTGATTTTTGAAGAGTCACAAATttcgataatcagaaaaatgctggaCATCGGATCCGATTATTGGCcgatttaatgaaaataaatgtataatttacttttaattgtaaaattgttaattttgatacttttacaTTTAACGTCAGGTACTTCATCTCAACTAATATTGATATGGGTGACTTGTACTCTAGTACTCTACTGATTATGTTGGGGTTGAATCCATCTATCGATCTATTTATCTATCTGAATTATCAGATCAGCATTCTGAACATTTACTTGCCTCTTTTACATTTCAGCTGATTCTTCAGTGTTTTCCAGTGCTGAATGCCGACTGCTTTGCCAAATATTTTTATGAGTCATCGGTACAAGTTGCCAGCGATTCATGCCAAACTGGTCAGGAACAGCAAAAGTCTTCAACAATGGCTGAACTGGAGAAGCGAGCCCCACCCAAGgctatgtttatctttattccATCGATTACTGACCGTTAGCTCGCCAGGCTAACACCCTGAATTGACTGggctctgtctctgtgttgcaACACATGACAACCATTCACGCAGACAGTTggcagagtcagagagagaaagacattaaaataactaaatcaaaatgttaattttctgtcattaGCTCACATCGATCCAAAACATTCCCATCTTTAGATTTCCAGAAGCCTCATTACAGCAAGCCTTTTCCACATTTGTCTGATTTGACAGAGCAGGACTGTAAGGCTTACACTTTTTCCTGGCGACTGTTGAAGAGTCTTCCACTTAATTGCCAAAGACAACTCAACAATCTTGAGCCACATCACTGCTGCAATACATGAGGATACTTCAGGCCTGGACAATCCCAGGGAGCTATTTGTTAGACATCAACATGAACAAAGGAAGATaaacactgacaggaaacagcGATAATTTCTTAAGTACACACTACCTGATACAAGATGTCACCCTATCCACTTTAAGGCACAGTGTCtgcaaaaaaatagaaaagctGAGAATACATCTATATAAGGAAATAGTAAATACAGGATGTGGTCCTTTTTGGCAGATTTTCTGAATTCCTGTGGTTTGATCAtgcttttatttagtttttctaaATTATAAACAGAGCTTCAGATGATGAGACCAGTGAACATTTCCACCAGCTAAGAGCACTGAAGAggagtttttcttttcacctaTTAGTGCAGTTGGTAACAGACGTGCAAAGAAACACAATGCTACATCATCACACATGGTGCTGCATTGACCAATAAATCCTGTGTGTTCTGGTGTCTGATAATCCTTCAAACTCAAGGATCTGTTAGTCAAACTGGCTTTTCTGGATTGTATTTCATGTCTCGTCGGTATCTCAAACAACAAGCCCCACCCAACACAGCTGCTTTTGTTCTTTTGAAGTTCCCGTGGAGTCAAAGTTGCTGTTTAGTCTTGCTCTATATCTCACTTATACAccagtatcaggcccaacaaTGCAAAAAAGTTGGCTGTTTTGaacatattttaatgtcatttttgaatttgtaacttcctggaaaatcattaaaatgttgatgactcattcTGCACTCAGGGGCGTATGCAAATTCTTCGTCcaataaacactttctttattTAAGGACATTGCCACGGATGTATGAAAATAGGAACATCACCAGAGGCGTGTATTGCTAGGGAACGgacttcacaaaaaaacaacttaattcaatgttttgtgtgaaactgggtcatattttatggagaaacaTTTTCTGGTGTTCCCTCTGCGGCCCTCGGCTGCTCTGCCTTGAACAACTCTGCACAGGTATCTTTACTTGTTACaaaagtaactgctaacaaaTGTACTGATAACCAGCTTCTCAATGAACAGCTCGCAGACGATACAGTTGTGGCATTATTTACTGGAGTGAGCAAATATTCTCGGATACTGGAGTTCATCAGGCATATACTGTATTATAGGCATTACATTCAGTAGTGTTTAACAATGAGCTTAATATTATACATTCTtttcatacagtacatgctgctgctgtttgctaaTGATAGTTCTTTCTGCAAGGCAGATCGATACACACAGTGACATAAAAACCTTTATCTGTATACAGTAGTTACACATTCAATGAGATTTGGATTTAGAAACTGTTATATTACACATCAGATTTAGTGTGGGAGTCTATATCAAAAATACAGGACGGCATGGTTTGTCACAGGTTGATGCAGTTACCATGTgttatttacaaaataaaaacaacaacagccccAATTCtttacaaatatatacaaaaacagAGACTCACAGCTTATATTATTAACATCATATTACGTGTTAGGAATCAATTCCCCTTCAGTCATTTCTTCCAAAAGGTTATTTAGTCTTTTCAGgaatattgtaatatttttaaGTGAATATGCCTCACATGGTGGACAGCCAACCTAGGATCCAAGAGAGACACagtaaaacataattttaaaaccaataatgaaatgtctttttaaaaataaagctaatGACACTGAAGTTTTCCGTATCAGCACTGAAAAAACTTGAGCATATTTTTAGACTTACAGGGTCTGTTTCAGGCAGTGTCTCAGCGAAATCATCGATGCAGTCTGTAAAATTATTCCTAATTTCTTCTTCATCAACGACCATTACCAACTCCAACATGTAACATCTGAGTGACATCCTTTTACAGTTTTTCTAGGAGAGAGAAATGCCTCAGTAtgaacacatacatacattaacaGTTATAACATCAGTCAGGTATTAACACAAATCAAGAAGTACTGTATATTCTTACTTAAGTTAATTCTTTTTAATAGTACCACTTCTCTCCTAACTTGACATTACAGTGCTGCATAACAGAAAAAGTTAGTAATGTCAACATGGTGATTCATTCTAAAAAGTTATGATTGGCattattctgtgttttccttgttATCAACAAATCCAAAGACAACAAACTAATAATTCCTCAGTCTGTCCCTCAATGCATTCTGACTTACCTGCCCTGTCTGATGCTTAGcccattttttttagtttatagtttattttttaaccaGACTAAGAGTCCACAGCTGTGCTTGTGACTCTCTGAGGCTGTACttagtggtgctttgagcatcAGATGTTTTAACATGATTGGTGGAGACATGTCCTCtgatattttcatctttttccaaactgaaaagaaacatttttacatgtacTTACTTTGACTTCATTAGCTGAGGGAGCATACAGCATGGCATCAGATTTCTGAAAAAGGAGCAGGAAAAAATTGAAACAAAACTACACGAATTACagttttgaatttattttttttcaaatatcagACAAATGAAAATCATCCACTACATGTGTCAAAGGCATACACTACAGAAAAGtatcaacaataaacaaaaatatgattatgtttcttcattattaaacaaaGTTATTTAATCACGAGTAGAGCAAGGTGAACACAACCACACTATATTTCATGTGATACCTTCTCTCACCTTAATGTCTTTCTCCAGCTCCTGCAAACAATCCTTAACGTGTTTTGTATTAGGCACAGGCGCTGCACACATAGACGTACTCAAGAAGCTTTAAGAGAGTGAAAAGACAATGATTACAATATTATTTATGAAGTTAAAAAGACATCTTACTGGTGTTTTGGGTTCTTGAAACAGAAGTTGTGAAAGCAGACGTGTTTAACAATTAGAGTATATTTTACTCACTGTTAATTTGTGTTACTGCTGACTCAGCTACGAGTTGTATCTTGCAGACAAATACTTTACTCAACACTCACTCAGTTTGTTGGCTTGTTGCACTTGTTACATAAAAGCCAGCCCTTCAGACTAATGCAGGTGGTAGATTTCCTTTTGAGTAAACCCTCCCActataaaatgacaataataataataaaacctttttttttttttggacatgtTTTGAGTTTAAATGAGTGGTACAAAAAGTTTTGATCATTTCAGCCGGCAGCCATGACACTCTTGTAAACATTCGGCGACACTGCACCGACCAACGCaagtccactaaaagtgcttattttttaacattatggAAAGAATCCCTTCAGAGacagacctttttttaaaagagtaaGATGACTTTTATAtaaccagaaacagctgatATATTGCTTtcttcaaagccaccagactccattgacaaaaacaataattttaccTCACAGAACATGGGAGTTGCTGTACTACTGCTCCCACAattggttagtttgtttgtgttattgtgtaaTTTGGATGTTTTGAAGGGGTAGTTTGGATCCAaactagcatgttagcatgtgaTCTTGCTCttaacaaaaaggtttttcatctCTGGCTCCTTTCTACAATGCTGTCAGATGCTTAGAATAACAATCTCAGCCTGTCAGTTGCAAAAACAACCACTTTAAGTGGACGGACTTTGACAATCAAAACAGGAGTacgttgcagccattgcagcttGTGTCATGCCTGCTAGCTAAAGGAATCTACTGGGCCAAGTCCAAAACTTTTAGTTCCTGTCAGGTACAAATAGTATCCTTCAGTAGGCATTATTTCCTCCTTTGATCTGGCTGGTTGGTAGTGGGTAGGGCTTATCTGATTAACTTCAGACCACCAATAATAACTTGAACAAATCTCTGTGTCGACATTGTGGGACTGGCCGCTCTTGGGGAGCTGGCGGTCTGAGCTCGTTGTTTTTCGTGGAGCGAAGGTAAGCCCACACCATATACTGCCAGCCAGCCTGTCCTTTATGCACTTGTGTTAGGGAATAAGTTCGCCCTAGACACCCATATTCAGActggaaaataaagtaaaaatagcTCCTAGGTTTAAAATACGGTAATTTCCAAGCATTTCCTCAATCATTTTTGATGAGTGTGATAACTAATGTTTAACCTTTACACAAACAATTCACACACTGTATGCCTACCTCAGAATTAAGAAACAAAGCCAGACCTGAGTTTTGTGGCTCTCTCGGCACAGGTTACAGGTCGACAGGAACTGGATGCCTTTCTAGAATAAATACAAGGAAATGTTAGTATGTCAGCATTCTGGTAATCTTAGCTAGAACGAGACTGTTGAGAGAAGAAGTCCTGGTTAACAA containing:
- the LOC140997478 gene encoding interleukin-15-like, producing MKALPVIFVQPTCPGDQRAKGIQFLSTCNLCRESHKTQVWLCFLILSFLSTSMCAAPVPNTKHVKDCLQELEKDIKKSDAMLYAPSANEVKKNCKRMSLRCYMLELVMVVDEEEIRNNFTDCIDDFAETLPETDPVGCPPCEAYSLKNITIFLKRLNNLLEEMTEGELIPNT